The DNA sequence ATTACATGAAATTGATGAAGCAGGTTATATTAGTCACTGATGGAGATGCATCAGCAAGGGAGGCTGTTGATTATGTCTCCAAAGAGCTTCAATGTGAATTAATATCAGAATCAAGTGGCAATCCTACAAGAATTAATAGTGATACATTAATACAATTAATTTTAAATGCAAAGAAAGATTTAGTGCTCGTTTTATTTGATGATTGCGGTTTCCCCGATGAAGGTCCTGGCGAATCCGTTTTAATTGATGTCGTTCAATGCCCCAATATAAAAATATTAGGTGCCATTGCTGTAGCATCACAATCTTATTCACACGAATGGACGAGGATTGATGTCAGTATTGACAGAAACGGTACATTAACAGAGTTCGGTGTAGATAAGGATGGAATTAGAGATACGGAAGTCGGTAGACTGCGAGGGGATACGGTGTCAGTACTAGATCAATTATCAATTCCGATGATTGTTGGGATTGGTGACATTGGTAAAATGGGAGGTAAAGATGCTATAAAAATGGGGGCTCCTATTACAAAACAAGCGATCGAATTAATTATAGAAAGGAGTGGTTACAATGGATCCAGTACACGATAAAGTCAATCAGCCAATCTCTAGAAATAGTAGAGAAAATGAAAAAAACTTTACTGAAAGAGTCGGAATCGGCACAAGCTTTGATGTTGGTATTCGCAAGCTTTACATATTGGATAAAGAAATCCAATTTTATTTTGTAAACGGACTTTGTGATATCCAGTATACAATTGAACTGTTAAAAGAATTGATGTACTTGGACGCCAATGAAGTAAAAGAAAATAATGTTAGAGAACAGATAGAAAATCGATTAACCCATGTTCAAGTAGAGCATGTAAAAACGGTAGATGATGCAATTGGCCAATTGTTAGCTGGTTTAATCGTCATCATCGTTGAAGGTGAACCGGATGCCATTATTATCGATGTTCGAAGTTATCCTGGTAGAGGTCCAGAAGAGCCGGATACGGAACGAGTTGTTCGTGGAAGTCGTGATGGATACACTGAAAATATTATAGAAAATACGGCTCTGACTAGAAGAAGGATCCGTGATGAAAACTTAAGAAACGAAATAATGAGAATTGGTCGTAGGTCAAAAACAGATGTATGTATTAGTTATATTGATGGAGTTGCAGATCCAAATCTAGTCGAGGTAATCCGGAAAGAATTAGAGAATATTGACATTGACGGATTAACGATGGCGGATAAAGTTGTAGAGGAGTTTGTAGTTAAGCAAGGAGCAAATCCGTTCCCTATCGTAAGATATACTGAAAGGCCTGATGTAGCAGCAACTCACATATTAGAAGGACATGTTATTGTCATTGTTGATGCATCACCAAGTGTGATTATTTTTCCAACTACTTTCTTTCACCATGTACAACATGCAGAAGAGTATCGGCAAGCCCCTCTCGTTGGAACTTTCTTACGTTGGGTGAGGTTTTCGGGTATGCTCTTTTCATTATTTATACTACCATTATGGTTATTAATGGTGTTAGAACCAGGGTTATTACCTGATAATCTTGATTATATTGGGCCAGATGAAACAACAAACGTACCGGTTTTTGCGCAAATATTTGTTGCAGAATTAGGAATAGAATTGTTGAGGATGGCTGCTATTCATACCCCTTCCCCGCTAGCGACAGCATTAGGTTTAGTTGCAGCACTTCTAATTGGTGAAATAGCAATAGAGGTCGGGCTATTAATTCCAGAAGTCATACTTTACGTAGCTATAGGAGCGATAGGCATGTTTGCAACGCCTAGTTATGAACTTGCTTTAGCTTTGAAGATGTTACGTCTAGTGCTGCTAGTTTTAGTTGGTCTATTTCATGCACCAGGGTTTGTCATTGGTACGACAATATTCTTTGTTGCACTAGCTTGTATTAGGTCTCTAAATGTACCGTATTTATGGCCATTTCTACCGTTTTATCCAGTTGCAGCCTTAGATGTTTTAATAAGGCAAGCAATGCCGATTAAGCGCCGTAGACCTAGTATTGTAAAGCCACAGGACGCAGTGAAGCAATCTAATAGCAATTAACTTCTTGAAACAATAAGGAAGATATGATATCGTTGAAAACAGCATAAATGATAATAAAATATACCATGCGTTAGGGGCGCAAAACGAATGAGTACATTACTGGAGTTAATGGCGAGCACTGAAAGTAATGGAAAGGTCAATTTGCCGAAGTGTTTTAAGGAGCCAACTTAAAATGCTGGGGTGTTGTTTAATAGGCAACACACTGTCACTGTTTTTAGCAGTGGAGTACTATCCGATGGATTGAATGTTTACGTCAAAGGATAACGGATGGGATTTGCTCCGTTATCCTTTTTACACGTCTATATTATATATTGGCTATATCATTTTTATATGGCCAGTGAGAGGAGTAACAACGATGGATTTACATGGTACGGGGAAAATAAATGAACAAGGGCACTTAGAAATTGGAGGGGTAGATACGACGAAGCTTGTGGAGAAGTATGGCACTCCTTTGTTCGTATACGATGTAAAGGATATTGTAAATAGAGCACAAGCATTTAAAAGTGCTTTTGAAGAGGAAAATATTGAATATCAAGTTGCATATGCCAGTAAAGCGTTTAGTTCCATTGCAATGTTCCAGTTAATAGACGAACTAGGTTTAAGCTTAGATGTTGTATCTGGTGGTGAACTTTACACTGCATTAAAATCTAATTTTCCGGTAGAAAGAATTCATTTTCACGGAAATAACAAAAGTCCTGATGAAATAGAAATGGCGGTAAAAGAAGGAATAGGATGCATTGTTGTTGATAATTTTACGGAATTATCATGGTTGATGGCAATTACGCAATCATTAAAAAAAGAAATGAAAGTTCTTATTCGCATTACTCCAGGTGTGGAAGCACATACGCATGAATATATTTCAACTGGACAAGAGGATTCTAAATTTGGTTTTGATATACAAAGTGGGCAAGCAGAAAAGGCAATCATGATGATTCAAGAACATCAATATGTTCAACTGGAAGGGGTTCACTCTCATATTGGTTCACAAATCTTTGAGACTGATGGATTTACCTCTGCGGTGGAGGCCATTTATAATCACCTTTTAACATGGAAGAACAAGCTTGGTTATGAGCCTAACGTTTTAAATCTTGGCGGTGGTTTCGGTATCAAGTATACTATCGAAGATGAACCACTTCCATTAGAAGAATATGTTCAAGCGATGGTGAAAGCAGTAAAACATTATGCGCAAAAATTTAACATGACACTACCTGAGGTATGGATTGAACCTGGAAGATCTTTAGTAGGAGAAGCAGGTACAACGATTTATTCTATCGGATCAAGAAAAGAAATACCGGGCATTCGGACGTATGTTTCGGTTGATGGTGGGATGACGGATAATATCAGACCGGCATTATATCAAGCGAAATATGCTGCTCAAATAGCTAATAAAATGGACGGGAAAAGCGAAGAGCTTGTATCTATTGCTGGAAAGTGCTGCGAGAGTGGAGATATGTTAATTTGGGATATAGAGTTACCAAAAACAGAGGCTGGTGATTTGCTCGCAGTTTTTTCAACGGGAGCATACGGTTATTCGATGGCCAATAATTACAATAGAATTCTCCGACCAGCAGTTATTTTTGTAGAGGATGGTCAAGAACAATGTGTAATAAAGAGAGAATCTTATGAAGACTTAGTAAAAAATGAAGTGTCATATCGAAGCAATACAAAAAACTTAGCTAACAGTTTATAAAAGGGTACTAATACAGAACTAGGTTGTTTAAAAAGTGTGGACACTTTGGGGCAACCTAGTTTTATTTCTATTATCAAATAGTGTACAATGGGATGGATGTAAAATGAATACATTAATTACATAAACTCAGGAGGATTAACAATATGAAAAAAGGCACAATCACAATGGAGAATGGCGAAAAAATTCAAATCGAATTTTTCCCTAATGAAGCACCAGGGACAGTAGAAAACTTTGAAAAGTTAGCAAACGAAGGCTTTTATAACGGACTTACTTTTCACAGAGTAATCCCTAGTTTCGTGGCACAAGGTGGATGTCCATTAGGAACAGGAACGGGTGGAAGTGGAAAAACAATAAAGTGTGAAACAGAAGGTAATCCACATAAGCACGTACAAGGATCTTTATCAATGGCACATGCTGGAAAGGACACTGGAAGTAGTCAGTTCTTTATCGTACACGAGCCACAGCCACATTTAGACGGCGTTCATACAGTTTTTGGACAAGTTACAGAAGGTATGGATGCTGTATTGAAGATTAAGCAAGGCGATGTAATGGAAGAAGTCAAAGTATTTGAAGAGTAAACATATGGGTACTCGTTCAAGTGATAAAAAGAAATATTTGAACAGTAGTCTGAAAAAGGTTGATTAATAAGGGCACTGAAAAAGTATAAAACAACTTTTTCAGTGCCTTTTAAAGCCTTGCCCCGCAGCACCGAGGATATACTTCTTGAATACAATAAAAGATGTTTCGACGGATACAGCAAAATGAGAAAATATTTTTGAAAGTATGATGCTGGAAAGTGATTGAAATTAATAGTGTATAAAAGGTTTGATACAAACTAATTAACGGTCATATACATATAGTAAAAAAGGAAGGAGGGTATGAGTTATTAACCAATTAAACGTCATTACGTTCTTTCAAACTATCATCATTGTGCTTTTATTCATATTAGTTCCTTTTATTATGGAAGAAGCAAGTAAAGAACAAATACATTCTGCCTCGCTATCGTATTTCCTTGAAGTAATGCCTCATTTCATCGTATTTTGTATCGGGTTTCTTTTATCTCCAAAGAGGACAGAAAAATTATTTATTAAACAATTGAGCATTAATTGGGCTTTGTTATTGTCTAGTATAATTATATTAACTATTGCTTTATTTCCGTCCAACTTTTTAACGGAACAACTTCACTTCATCCTACCTCAAACATTAGAAAACCACTTTTCTGATATTAAATTTGTTATTTTTGTCGTCGGTGGATATTTCATGCTAAAAGGGCTAGTAAATAAAGAAGATCCGGAAACTCATTCATAATTTAAAAGATTGTCATGTAATCGTCACAGGTAAAATTCTTGCTTATATACACACAGAGTGGTAATATCAAGACATCTACAAAACAAAGTAAGTAATAAAGTTTTTTTACACACTAAATTTACTAATAATTTAATAACCGAATCCTTCGGGGTAGGGTGAAATTCCCAACCGGCGGTGATGAAGAATAGAAAACTTCTAAGCCCGTGACCCGGCACTTTTTAGTGACGGTGGATACTGGTGCAAAACCAGAGCCGACAGTATAGTCTGGATGGGAGAAGGAATTATCGGTGGAAAATGATGCTCAACTTTAAAAAAATCGAAAAAGTTGATGCTTAATTTCTGTGCGAAAAAATCTATTTTGTACAGCTTATTTGACGATGCTTTTAAAGATCATTTTCTCTGGTTGTTCACCATCTATCTACCTATACGAGTTTAACCTGAAGGACGCAACGGTTCTTCAGGTTTTTTATTTTGCTAACATAAACCTTTTACATTTATGTCGTTCTAGAAATGAGGATATATATTTATGGACAATAAGTATATGAAGATGGCAATTGAGCTTGCAAAAGTGACAGAAGGGCACACTACCCCTAACCCTGTGGTAGGTGCAGTTATTGTAAATAATAATCAAATTGTTGGCTTTGGAGCACATTTAAAGGCTGGTGAGCATCATGCAGAAAAGCATGCGATTGAAATGGCAAAAGATAAAACAGAGGGGGCAACGATTTATGTAACACTTGAGCCCTGTTCCCACTACGGTCGTACACCGCCATGTGCTGATGCAGTAATTGAGGCCGGAATCAAGAAAGTTATTATTGGCTCTGTTGACCCAAATCCGAAAGTGTCTGGAAGAGGTATAAAGAAGCTTGAGGATGCAGGTATTGAAGTAGAGGTAGGGTGTATGAAGGAGGAAACGGACAAATTAAATGATGTTTTCTTCCATTTTGTTAATACAAAAAAACCTTTTGTTACCTTGAAATCTGCTACTAGTTTAGATGGGAAAATTGCTACTCGTACTGGGGAGAGTCAGTGGATCACGAGTGAAGAGTCTAGAAAAGATGTCCATCAATTACGCCATAAGAACGATGCTATTCTAGTAGGTATTAATACGGTAATTAAAGATGACCCTGCTTTAACAACTAGATTACCAGACGGTGGAAAGAATCCAATTAGAGTCATCTTAGATCGAGAACTTAGGATACCGATGACAGCGAAACTTATTAATGATCATGCGTCTTTGACATGGGTCATAACGACACGGTTAGCTAATAAGGAAAAAATTGATTTGTTGCGAGACAAAGGGACTAAAGTATTGATACTTGATGATGATAAGATTGAAATTTCTTCTTTACTATATTTACTTGGGGAACATAACATTACTTCTCTTTTAGTAGAAGGTGGAGGTACCGTAAACGATTCATTCTTAAAATCGGGGGAATTTCAACAAGTGATTGTGTATATAGCCCCTTTATTAATCGGTGGAGAAGATGCTCTTTCTTCCTTCTCTGGTTCTGGAATAGAAAAATTAGCAGATGCAAAAAAATTAAAAGTCCAATCATTAGAGCAAATTGGTAATGATATAAAGTTAGTTTTGACGAAAGGAGAGGAAGACTAAATGTTCACAGGAATTATTGAAGAGAAAGGACATGTAAAAACGATTTCACAATCTGGCGATTCCATAGTAATGGAAATTAAAGCCAAAAAAATATTACAGGATGTCCATTTAGGAGATAGTATAGCAGTTAATGGCGTATGTCTTACAGTTACAACATTTAATGATCATTACTTTACGGTTGACATGATGCCAGAAACGGTTAGAAATACTAGCTTAAAGAATTTGACAGTTGGTTCGAAAGTGAATCTAGAAAGAGCAATGGCTGCTAATGGTCGATTCGGGGGTCACTTTGTTTCTGGACATGTTGATGGAGTGGGTACCATTCGCAAAAAGCGGCCTGAACATAATGCTGTATACTACGAGATCGAAGTTTCATCAAAATTGCGAAAGTATATGATGATGAAGGGAAGTATCACTGTGGATGGTACTAGCTTAACAATCTTTGGCTTGTCTGACGATACTTTTACAATATCGATCATTCCTCACACGATCCAAGAAACAATTATTGGTGACAAAGGACCCGGAGATATTGTGAATGTAGAATGCGATATGTTAGCAAAATATATAGAGGAACTAATTATACAACGAACTAATTCAAATAAAACTGGAAATATAACAGAAAGCTTTTTGAAAGACAATGGTTTTTAATTGAAAGAGGGGGGATTAAGATGTCTATATTTGATCCAATTGAAGAAGCGATATATGAGCTTATGCAAGGAAAAGTAGTCATTGTGTGCGATGATGAAGATCGTGAAAATGAAGGTGACTTTATAGCATTAGCTGAAAAAGCAACACCAGAGGTCATTAACTTTATGGCTACACATGGTAGGGGTCTCATTTGTGCTCCAATTACGAGAAATCTAGCAGAAAAATTAGAACTAGTCCCAATGGTTGATCATAATACCGATCCTCATGGGACAGCTTTTACGATTAGTATAGACCACAAAAATTCAACTACTGGTATTTCAGCCCATGAGCGATCTGAAACAGTAATGAGCTTGATCGAAGAAAGTACGAAGCCATCTGACTACAAAAAACCAGGTCATATATTCCCTTTAGTTGCTAAAGACGGGGGGGTACTTCGAAGAGCAGGACATACTGAGGCAGCTGTTGACCTTGCACGTATGTGTGGAGCGAAACCAGCAGGTGTTATTTGTGAAATTATGAATGATGATGGTTCAATGGCAAGAGTTCCGAACTTGCGAAAAATTGCTGACGAGCATGAATTGAAAATGATAACGATAAAAGATTTAATACAATATCGTAATAGAAAAGATAAATTAGTTCAACGTGAAATTGAGACATCACTCCCTACTGACTTTGGGGATTTTAAAGCAATAGGTTATAGTAACATTGTAGATGGAAAAGAGCATGTTGCTTTTGTCAAGGGTGAAATTAATGGAGATCAACCGACTCTCGTTCGCGTTCATTCTGAATGTTTAACAGGTGATGTATTTGGTTCGCAACGATGTGATTGTGGACCTCAGCTTCATGCTGCTTTAGCTCAAATTGAGACAGCAGGATCAGGAGTGTTACTATATTTGAGGCAAGAAGGAAGAGGGATTGGGCTATTAAATAAATTAAGGGCTTATAAACTACAAGAAGAAGGCTATGATACAGTAGAGGCAAATGAAAAGCTTGGATTTGCTCCAGATTTACGAGAGTATGGTATTGGCGCACAAATTCTTCGAGATCTTGGTGTTAGAAAGATGAAGCTACTAACAAATAACCCAAGGAAAATTACTGGATTGAAAGGTTATGACCTTGAAGTGGTAGACAGAGTTCCAATTCAGCTACCATCAAAAAAAGATAACGAAAGATATTTAAAAGTAAAAAAAGATAAACTAGGACATTTATTACATTTTTAATAACATTGGAGGAATTTATGATGGGGAAAGTATTTGAAGGAAATTTAGTAGGTACTGGATTAAAAGTAGGTATTGTAACAGCAAGGTTTAATGAATTTATTACGAGCAAACTACTTGGTGGAGCTGAAGATGCATTGAAACGCCACGGTGTAGAAGAAAATGACATTGAAGTAGCGTGGGTTCCTGGTGCGTTTGAGATACCATTAATCGCAAAGAAAATGGCGGAATCAGGTAAATATGACGCAGTTCTTACATTAGGGACGGTTATTCGTGGATCTACACCTCACTTTGATTATGTATGTAATGAAGTAGCAAAAGGAGTAGGATCATTGTCTTTAACAACTGGTATTCCAGTTATTTTCGGTGTACTAACAACAGATACAATTGAACAAGCGATAGAAAGAGCAGGAACAAAAGCAGGCAATAAAGGATATGAAACAGCTGTTGGTGCGATAGAAATGGCAAACCTATGTAAAGGTATTTCATAAGGTAAAAAAAGAAAGGGTGGATTTAATCCATCCTTTCTTTCGTGCGCTTGGCAGCGCATCGAACTAATGGGTGGAAGTCCCTAACACGCCGAAGTGGCGGAAGTGTATAGCTGACAGGTAGTGCATGTCCGCGAGGAAATGTGTGGAGGACCTGAAGGCGAATCTCGGAACAGACGACTAACCACCATGTTGGCTGACAGAATCGGATAACCTTGCGAAAGATGGGGAAGTCCAGTGCCACAAGAGGGTTCTGTAAGTTATGAGGACTGGGTTCGAGGGAAAGTTTGATGACGTGACCCAAGGAGATCTCATCATCTCCGCTATGCAGTGGTAACTCTCAAACAAGTCCGTGAGGGGCGAGTTGGGATTATGGGTGGTGAGAAGTCAGAGCAGGGGATATTAGTGAATAAGCTCGTCGGAAAAGTCGTAATGGCGAGTGACTTAGCATGGCGTTGCTAAGGCGAGCCCTTACCCAAAAGGAAGGGACTTGATGCGAAGCCCGTCTGTCCATGGAAGAAAAGCAATTCAATTTAGAAAGCCGTCATGTGCCAAGCAGAAGCCAGTGAGGTGGAGCCTAAGAACTGGGGTCGAATAGTAAGTAGACCGTTTGGGACGGAGTACTTTAGGTAAAACTCGGAAAATGCCGTGTGCTAGTCATCCGAGAGAGCCAAGGGAAGGATACGAACATGAGCGAGAGATTAAATCAGAAGAGTTTTCGTGATGGAGTAAAGTCTACACAAAAGAGAAAATGGTATAGCTTAATGGATAAGGTATGGGCTATGTCCAACATGGAGGAAGCATTCAAAGAGGTAAAACGAAATCGAGGGTCTGCAGGAGTAGATGGAGTTTCTATCCGTACTTTTGAACACGGGGTGGAGGACAATGTACAAGTTCTTCAACGTGAATTAAAAGAAAAGGCCTATAGACCGAGACCCGTGAAGCGTGTATTTATTCCAAAAACGGATGGGACGAAAAGACCTTTAGGAATTCCTACTGTGAGAGACCGTGTTGTTCAAGCGGCTGTACGTCGCATTATAGAGCCAATTTTCGAAGACAAATTTTTGGATTGTAGTTTCGGATTCAGACCGAATAAAAGTGCACATATGGCATTAGAGAAAATCCGAAAGGATTTAATGGATGGGTATGTGTACGTAATTGACGCTGATCTAAAAGCCTACTTTGATACAATCCCACAGGATAAACTCATTCAAGCTGTAAGGGAAGAAGTAGTAGACGGTAGTGTTATTCGGTTGATTCAGAGTTTTTTACAAGCAGGGGTTATGGATGGAGGAAGCTTCCACCTTACTGAAAAAGGAACACCTCAAGGTGGGGTTATTAGTCCATTACTTGCAAATATCTATTTACACCCACTCGATGAACTGATGACAAAACGGGGGCATCGAATCACAAGGTACGCTGATGACTTTGTTATATGTTGTAAATCACAAAAAGGGGCTGAAAGAGTCCTTAAATCAGTAACTCGCTTCTTAAACGAGGAACTAGGTTTAACGGTTCACCCTGAAAAGACTAAGGTTGTTAATAACCTAGAAGAACCATTTCTATTTTTGGGTCACGAATTCAAGGGTGGTTATTATGTTTCTGCATCTCCTAAAGCTTTAAAGAAATTTAAAGAAAAGGTTAAGGAGATCACTAGGCGAAACCAAACCGTAAACATCGAGACATTGATTAAAGAAAAACTTAATCCATACCTAAGAGGTTGGGGTAACTACTTTGGTCACTTTTATGGGAAGACTATATTCACTATATTTGATGGATGGATACGTAGAAGATTAAGATCAGTTCAATTAAGAAGTTGGAGAAATATTAGGAAATTGCACAGGGAACTGAGGAAAAGAAAATGGAAAGGAGATCTCCCTAGATTGCGTATGAATAGATGGAGAAGCTCTTTGTCTACCCCAGTACATACTGCTTTACCTAAAGAATGGTTCGTAGAAATCGGTCTTGTCTCACTTGTAAAACTTTACAATGATCATCATCCCCAACGGGGATAATCATGGAGGAGCCGTATGCGATGACCCGCACGTACGGATCTGTGAGAGGCGCATGAATAATTTCATGCGCCTACTCTATTTCTTTTTGTCTAGAGATTTTAAACGTTCTTCTATAACGTCAGACCGATCGCGTAGTTTATGACGATAAACTAATGACTCATCAGATTGGTTGTCGTTATCACACCAAGTGAGCTGGATTTGTGCACACTTTTCTTTACATAACGCGACGAGTTGATTGTCGCTAATAGGAAGGTTCATTGTTTTGTAACCTCCACCATTTTTTATGTTAAGTATCCGTTGTCTCGTCATGTCACTAAGCGTTTTTACATCTAGACCTAATTGTCGAAAAGCAGTTTCACTCTCTTTTAAGTGATTAAGGGACTTTTCATATAAACGTAAGCTACCACTATAATTTTTCTGTCGTTCGTGGTATATAGCTACGGCTAATTGGATAAGACCAAGCCAATGATTTTCGTTGTGTTCTTTCCAATATTCCTCCATAATTTCATGACATTCAAAAAAATCTCTAGTGCAATGAAATTCAATTAAAAAGTCAATGTAGGCTTTGGGATAGTTTTTCATTAAAAGCCTCCTCATAAAATGGATAAAATTTTTACTTACTAAAAATAAGCGTATCATATGTTAGGAAAAAATGCTTGTGATAAATTACATAGGAAAGTCCGTTCAAATGCATATGTTTATGATATAATTTTATCAGATAAAGGAAAAATGGTGACGCATATGCAATATAGTGTAAAACTGCAATCTTTCGAAGGGCCGTTAGATTTATTGTTACATCTTATTCAAAAAAATGATCTGGACATCTATGATATACCTGTAAAACAGATAACAGATCAGTATATGACCTATATTCATACGATGCAAGTGCTACAATTAGATGTTGCTAGCGAATATTTAGTCATGGCTTCTACTTTGTTACATATGAAAAGCCAAATGCTTCTCCCAGCAACAGAAGATGAAATTGATGAAGACTTTGAATATGATGAAAATGAAGACCCTAGAGAAGAACTTATGTTTCGATTAATTGAATATAAAAAATATAAAGAGGCAGCAAGTGGCTTAAAGGAGAGAGAACGTGCAAGAAGTGACTTATTTTCAAAGCCTATGACTGATTTAACACCACTTTTGGATGAGGAAGAGCCTTCAAGTATGAATGTATCCATTTATGATATGCTCCAAGCATTTCAAAAGCTGCAAAAAAGAAAGAAGTGGAAGGAACCAGTAACTTCAAGAATTCAACGGGATGAAATCCCAATTGATGAAAAAATGGCCCAGATTATGGAAACATTACAAAGATATCAAGGAAAAAGGTTATTTTCCGAGCTTTTTGCAGAAGAAAAAGAGAAACACCATATTGTTACATCTTTTTTAGCGTTGTTAGAGTTGATGAAAGCGAATGTCATTATATGTACGCAACATAAAAACTTCGAAGACATCTTGATTTCACAGAAGGGGGAGGATAAACTTGAAGAGTTATCAAATTAAAGCAATCATCGAGGGTCTCCTTTTTGTATCCGGTGAGGAAGGGAT is a window from the Evansella cellulosilytica DSM 2522 genome containing:
- the ltrA gene encoding group II intron reverse transcriptase/maturase, with the protein product MSERLNQKSFRDGVKSTQKRKWYSLMDKVWAMSNMEEAFKEVKRNRGSAGVDGVSIRTFEHGVEDNVQVLQRELKEKAYRPRPVKRVFIPKTDGTKRPLGIPTVRDRVVQAAVRRIIEPIFEDKFLDCSFGFRPNKSAHMALEKIRKDLMDGYVYVIDADLKAYFDTIPQDKLIQAVREEVVDGSVIRLIQSFLQAGVMDGGSFHLTEKGTPQGGVISPLLANIYLHPLDELMTKRGHRITRYADDFVICCKSQKGAERVLKSVTRFLNEELGLTVHPEKTKVVNNLEEPFLFLGHEFKGGYYVSASPKALKKFKEKVKEITRRNQTVNIETLIKEKLNPYLRGWGNYFGHFYGKTIFTIFDGWIRRRLRSVQLRSWRNIRKLHRELRKRKWKGDLPRLRMNRWRSSLSTPVHTALPKEWFVEIGLVSLVKLYNDHHPQRG
- a CDS encoding DUF309 domain-containing protein — encoded protein: MKNYPKAYIDFLIEFHCTRDFFECHEIMEEYWKEHNENHWLGLIQLAVAIYHERQKNYSGSLRLYEKSLNHLKESETAFRQLGLDVKTLSDMTRQRILNIKNGGGYKTMNLPISDNQLVALCKEKCAQIQLTWCDNDNQSDESLVYRHKLRDRSDVIEERLKSLDKKK
- a CDS encoding segregation/condensation protein A, producing the protein MQYSVKLQSFEGPLDLLLHLIQKNDLDIYDIPVKQITDQYMTYIHTMQVLQLDVASEYLVMASTLLHMKSQMLLPATEDEIDEDFEYDENEDPREELMFRLIEYKKYKEAASGLKERERARSDLFSKPMTDLTPLLDEEEPSSMNVSIYDMLQAFQKLQKRKKWKEPVTSRIQRDEIPIDEKMAQIMETLQRYQGKRLFSELFAEEKEKHHIVTSFLALLELMKANVIICTQHKNFEDILISQKGEDKLEELSN